One Fibrobacterota bacterium genomic region harbors:
- a CDS encoding RNA 3'-terminal phosphate cyclase, producing the protein MIVLDGSLGEGGGQILRSALALSLATGKPFRIHRIRAGRKKPGLMRQHLTCVRAAARISSAKVTGAEIGSLALDFRPGPMLPGKYEFSVGSAGSSTLVFQTLLPAIITTGRSFEFSLEGGTHNPAAPSLDFLERVYLSNLKVMGVETSIAVTRRGFFPAGGGKWTVAVHPAEALKPLNLPERGRLLGQTAKMLWNRIPLQEPERMRAHMSEKHGWRQSDIETEAAVDSPGPANVVMAELRYEHITEMITAFNPFGASPEAVCDGLMADVRLYRDSGAAVGRRLADQLLLPMALGAGGMFRTMPLSSHSLTNIETIGKFLERKIEVRNLEGGLTEIRIP; encoded by the coding sequence ATGATCGTATTGGACGGTTCGCTTGGAGAGGGTGGTGGCCAAATCCTCCGTTCCGCCCTGGCCCTTTCCTTGGCCACCGGAAAGCCCTTCCGCATCCATCGCATCCGCGCCGGCCGGAAGAAGCCGGGCCTGATGCGCCAGCATCTGACCTGCGTGAGGGCCGCGGCCCGGATCAGTTCGGCCAAAGTCACGGGGGCCGAAATCGGATCCCTAGCGCTGGATTTCCGTCCCGGCCCCATGCTTCCGGGCAAGTACGAGTTTTCCGTGGGCAGCGCGGGCAGCTCCACCCTGGTCTTCCAAACCTTGCTGCCGGCCATTATAACCACGGGCCGGTCCTTTGAGTTCAGCTTGGAAGGCGGAACCCATAATCCTGCCGCGCCTAGCCTCGACTTCCTGGAGCGTGTCTACCTTTCCAACCTCAAGGTTATGGGCGTAGAAACCTCCATCGCGGTCACGCGCCGCGGTTTTTTCCCCGCCGGGGGCGGCAAATGGACCGTCGCGGTCCATCCGGCCGAAGCCCTCAAGCCATTGAACCTTCCCGAGCGCGGGCGCCTGTTGGGGCAAACCGCCAAAATGCTCTGGAACAGGATTCCGCTCCAGGAGCCGGAGCGCATGCGCGCGCATATGTCGGAGAAACATGGTTGGAGACAGTCCGATATCGAAACCGAAGCGGCCGTTGATTCGCCCGGACCGGCCAACGTGGTGATGGCGGAGTTGCGCTATGAACATATCACGGAGATGATTACGGCGTTCAATCCCTTCGGAGCTTCCCCGGAAGCGGTATGCGATGGTTTGATGGCGGATGTGCGCCTATACCGGGACAGCGGGGCGGCGGTCGGGAGGCGGCTGGCGGATCAGCTCCTATTGCCTATGGCTTTAGGTGCGGGAGGGATGTTCCGCACCATGCCGCTGAGCTCGCATAGCCTGACCAACATCGAGACGATCGGGAAATTTCTGGAGCGGAAGATTGAAGTCCGGAACCTGGAAGGCGGGTTGACGGAAATCCGGATCCCCTGA
- a CDS encoding rhodanese-like domain-containing protein, with protein MSRGISLSALLLALALPSAPGAQALSRSEKLEGKLRVAMLKANKDIQGPWIKAAELKTIIDDTNLILVDVRQPAERKVSMLPHAIDTYQFADQFRHGIPPGKRLVLYCTIGYRSGKYGEKLAPLGIKYQVLEGGILMWSFVGGPLVERKDNFEWAPTKRIHVYDAEWNIVHPDYVAVLP; from the coding sequence ATGTCGAGAGGCATTTCCCTTTCAGCCCTGCTGCTGGCCTTGGCTTTGCCGTCGGCGCCGGGAGCCCAGGCCCTCTCGCGCTCCGAGAAGCTGGAGGGGAAATTGCGAGTGGCCATGTTGAAGGCCAATAAGGACATCCAAGGCCCCTGGATCAAGGCCGCCGAGTTGAAAACCATCATCGACGATACCAATCTGATCCTGGTGGATGTCCGGCAGCCGGCGGAGCGGAAGGTCTCCATGCTCCCGCATGCCATCGATACATACCAGTTCGCCGACCAATTCCGACATGGCATTCCTCCCGGTAAGCGATTGGTGCTCTATTGCACCATCGGCTATCGCAGCGGGAAGTACGGGGAAAAGCTGGCTCCCCTGGGGATCAAATACCAGGTGCTGGAAGGCGGGATCCTGATGTGGAGCTTCGTGGGCGGGCCCTTGGTGGAACGCAAGGATAACTTCGAATGGGCGCCGACCAAACGCATCCACGTGTACGATGCGGAGTGGAACATCGTACATCCGGATTACGTGGCGGTGCTGCCGTAG
- a CDS encoding hydroxyacid dehydrogenase: MKPPPIPAALCGNHAWQLDRVYGRGRKAELAAETLLFPEYVTTADFPRQAQSLGGVQVAFSTWGMNEELARMLAGLPDLKAFFYAAGSVRAFAKPLLDRGIMVVSAWAANAVPVSQFALAQILLSLKGYFRNAREARKPAHRGRLLETDAPGVMGETVALLGCGMVGKAVAGLLRPFRVDVLAYDPYLSEGDVAILGVRPAGLEECFAKAYVVSNHLPDLPATRGLLARPLFASMRTGATFINTGRGATVDEAGLASVLAARPDLTALLDVTDPEPPPADSPWHALENANLTSHIAGSNGNEVVRMADYCLEEFRAWRAGRPLRFRVTREMLAKMA, from the coding sequence ATGAAACCTCCCCCCATTCCCGCGGCCTTGTGCGGTAACCACGCTTGGCAACTCGATCGCGTTTACGGGCGCGGCCGCAAGGCCGAACTCGCGGCCGAGACCCTCTTGTTCCCCGAGTACGTGACCACCGCCGATTTCCCGCGCCAGGCGCAAAGCCTGGGCGGCGTGCAGGTCGCGTTTTCGACCTGGGGCATGAACGAGGAATTGGCGCGCATGCTGGCCGGCCTGCCCGACCTGAAAGCCTTCTTCTACGCCGCGGGATCCGTGCGCGCCTTCGCCAAGCCATTATTGGACCGGGGAATCATGGTGGTGAGCGCTTGGGCCGCCAATGCCGTACCGGTTTCGCAGTTCGCCCTGGCCCAGATCCTGCTTTCCCTCAAGGGTTATTTCCGCAACGCGCGCGAGGCCCGCAAGCCCGCCCATCGCGGACGCCTATTGGAAACCGATGCACCCGGCGTGATGGGGGAGACAGTCGCCTTGCTGGGCTGCGGCATGGTGGGCAAGGCCGTAGCGGGCCTGTTACGTCCCTTCCGCGTGGACGTGCTGGCGTACGACCCGTACCTCTCCGAGGGCGACGTCGCGATCTTGGGCGTGCGCCCGGCCGGCCTGGAGGAATGCTTCGCCAAAGCCTACGTTGTCAGCAACCACCTTCCCGATCTTCCCGCCACGCGCGGGCTATTGGCCCGCCCCCTCTTCGCTTCCATGCGGACGGGAGCTACCTTCATCAATACCGGCCGCGGCGCCACCGTGGACGAAGCCGGCCTGGCTTCCGTCCTGGCCGCCCGCCCCGATCTGACCGCCCTTCTCGATGTGACCGATCCCGAGCCGCCCCCCGCCGATTCGCCCTGGCATGCCCTCGAGAACGCCAATCTCACTTCCCACATCGCGGGCTCCAACGGCAACGAGGTCGTGCGCATGGCCGACTATTGCCTGGAGGAATTCCGGGCCTGGCGCGCGGGCCGGCCCCTGCGTTTTCGGGTCACCCGGGAGATGCTGGCGAAAATGGCGTGA